In Syntrophotaleaceae bacterium, the DNA window CCCTGAAGCACATCCATGAAACGGAGCAGGATCGGCGGCTTGATGTTGCGTTTGATCAAATCGTCTACCAGAGCCCGCAGGTCGATGGCGTACTTGGAACTCGGCGAGGGATGGACGCACATGTTCCCCTTCTTGTTGATGGAGAAGAAATCGTCCCCCCAGTTGGGCAGGTTGTATATCTTGGCGGAGTCCTTGATCGACCAACGTTTCATAGATGTCACCACTTCCGGATGGTTGTTTAACGTTCAGCGAACTTGAATCATTCTTTGCCTTTGGGCCTGATCAGCGTTCATCTGCGTTAATCAGCGTCCCATTGAATTATCCCAACCGCTGTTTAAAGTCCTCGTAACCAAACCTTCTCAGCACCTCGAGCTCCCCCGTCTCCGGCTCGAAGGTGCAGATGGCGGGGTGCTGGATGCCGTTGAAGGTCGTGGTCTTGACCATGGTGTAGTGGGCCATGTCAAGAAAGGCCAGCCGGTCGCCGGCGGCGAGGGGCTGCTCGAAAGACCAATCGCCGATGATGTCTCCGGCCAGACAGGAGGGCCCGCCGAGGCGATAGGTGTAACCTTTTTCCCCTGGATCGAATCCGCCGTAGATCTCCGGTCGATAGGGCATTTCCAGCACATCCGGCATGTGACAGGTGGCCGAAACGTCGAGGATGGCGGTGGGGATCTGATTGTGAACCACGTCCAGCACTTCGCCGATCAGCAGGCCGGTGCCGATGACGATGGCTTCGCCCGGCTCGAGGTAGACCTGCACGCCGTATTTCTCCTGGAAGTAGCGGATCAGTTCCACCAGGCCGTCGATGTCGTATCCTGCCCGTGTGATGTGATGGCCGCCGCCGAGATTGAGCCACTTCATGCGCGGCAGAAATTCCCCGAACTTTTCCTCGACCACCTTGGCCGTCCGCGCCAGCGGTTCGAAAAGCTGCTCGCACAGGGTGTGAAAATGCAGGCCCTCGATCCCGGCCAGAGATTTTCCATCGAACTCCCGGCGGGGAATGCCGAGCCGGGAGCAGGGCGCGCAGGGGTCGTAGAGGGGAGTGTGGCCTTCCGAATGTTCCGGGTTGATCCGCAGGCCGATGGAGACCCGTCCCTGTTCCTTTTCCCAGAGAGGCCGGAAGCGCTCCAGTTGGGCGAAGGAGTTGAAAACCAGATGGTTGGAGATGGCCAGCAACTCGACGATATCGCTCTCTTTGAAGGCGGCGGCGAAGCTGTGCACCTCGCGGCGGAACTCCTCCCGGCCCAGGCGTGCCTCCCAGGGCGAACTGGCGCAGACCCCAAGCAGGGTTTCGCCGATCAGCGGGAAGATCGGCCACATCGCGAAGGCCTTGAGCGCCATCAGGATCTTCGCCCCGCTCCGTTTTTGCACCTCGTCCAGGATCGCCAGGTTGTGGCGGATGCGGCCGAGGTCGACCACGTAGGATGGGGAGGGGGCGAGCTCCAGGATTTTCGGAATGTCGATACCGGTCATCTGTTGGCCTCTTTAAACCTGTAAAACCTTGAACCTTAATCGCGGGGTTTCGTCCCCGCACGACGACCCACTCTTTTGATGCGCGTCAAAAGAGTGGGCAGAAAAACGCGCCCCGGCTTCTGGCCCGCCTGCGGCGGGTACCCTCCACGGAGCAGCCGTCGGGCGGGCGGAAAAAAACTCGGTCGCTTCGCTCCCTCAGACAGTTTTTCCGCCTTTTTCGCCCGCCGACCGCTCCGCTCCGGCTGCGTCACAGGGGGAGAAAGGCAGTTGCTAGTGGTTGGTAGCTAGGGGCTAGTAAAGTCTTTAAAGCCAATCTAGTTTTGTACTATCCTTCCCAGCAACCAGCAACCAGCAACCAGCAACCAGCAACCAGCAACCAGGTTTTCAACTAGCCCCTAACCCCCAGCCCCTAGCCCCTGCTTTTCACAACTCCGGCCACTCCCCGCCGTCAATGACTTCCGTCGGCAGGCCCATCTTGCCGAGGGTTTCGAGGAAGGGTTCGGGATCGAACTGCTCCATGTTGTAGACCCCTTCGCCGCGCCATTGGCCGGTCAACATCATCATCGCGCCGACCACGGCCGGAACGCCGGTGGTGTAGCTGATGGCCTGGGAGTTGACCTCCCGGAAGCAGGCTTCGTGGTCGCAGATGTTGTAGATGTAGACCTGCTTGCGCTTGCCGTCCTTGATGCCCCGGGCGATGACGCCGATGCAGGTGCGGCCCTTGGTGAGGGGGCCGAGGCTGCCGGGGTCGGGCAGGACCGCCTTCAGGAACTGCAGGGGGACAATCTTCTGTCCCTGGAATTCGACCTCGTCGATGCGGGTCATGCCGACGTTCTGCAGCACCTCCAGATGCTTCAGGTAGTTGTCGGAAAAAGTCATCCAGAACTGGGCCTTCTTGATGGTCGGGATGTGCTTGACCAGCGATTCCATCTCCTCGTGGTACATGCGGTAGATGTTCATCGACCCGATCCCTTCCGGAAAATCGAAGCTCTGTTTGGTGCTGAGCGGAGCAGTCTCGACCCACTGGCCGTTTTCCCAGTGACGGCAGGGGGCGGTCACCTCGCGGATATTGATCTCCGGGTTGAAGTTGGTGGCGAAGGGCTGGCCGTGGCTGCCGGCGTTGGCGTCGATGATGTCGATCTCCTGCACCTCGTCGAGGTACTTTTTCGCCGCCAGGGCGGTATAGACGTTGGTTACGCCCGGATCGAAGCCGCTGCCCAGCAGGGCCATCAGACCCTTTTCCTTGAACCGGTCATGATAGGCCCACTGCCAGCTGTATTCGAACTTGGCGGTGTCCAGCGGCTCGTAATTGGCGGTGTCGAGGTAGTCGACGCCGGTCTCCAGGCAGGCGTCCATGATGGTCAGGTCCTGGTAGGGCAGGGCGACGTTAATGACCAGGGAGGGCTGCTCCTGGCGGATCAGGGCCACCAGCTCGGGAACATTGTCGGCGTCCACGCGGGCGGTCCTGATGGGGAAATCGGGAATCTCCGCGGCGATGGCGTCGCATTTGGACTTGGTTCGGGAGGCCAGGGTGATGTCCGTAAACACCTCTTTCGCCTGAGCGCATTTATGTACCACAACACGGCCGACGCCGCCTGCTCCGATGATCAGCACCTTGCTCATGGTCTCCTGTCCTTTCTCAGATTCACTTTCCTTTGTATTCGAATGTGGGCGGAGTCACCACCCAGAGTATTTTCGCCGGCACCCTGCCGGCATTTCTGACCGCGTGGCGACGGTCGGAGGTAAAGAAAAAGCACTCATTCCTGCGGACGATGTAATCCTTGTCGTCAAGGGTCAGTCCAATCTTTCCGCTGATGACAAAGCCGAACTCCTCCCCTTCGTGAAAGGACTGCTCCTCCATTTTTTCCCCGGCCTGCAATGTGACCAGTGCCGGGTCCATGGTCCGGTTCTGAGCTCCGGGAACCAGAAGTTCCACCCGGATGCCGTTTTCATCGTTGGCAATCACCAAAGAGTCCTTGCCGAATACGACCTGGGTTTCGCGCGTTTCGGCAAAAAACTCCGAAATGGAAACCCCCAGAACATCCAGAATATCCCTCAAGGTATTGATGGAGGGGGAGGTGCCGTCATTTTCCAGCTGAGAAATATAACCTTTAGTCAGGTCTGCCCGGCTGGCCAGCTCCTCCTGGGTGAGGGAATTGGCCATGCGCAGTTTTCTCAGTCTTTCACCTATCTTCACGTTAGCTCCCTGTTTAGGAATGGTAAACATTTTGTCAGAAGCTATGTTTACCAAAACTAAACTATCCGTTTAACAAATTCAGTCAACGGGGCCGGTTTATACTCCCATAAATGGCTGGTGTCAACTGAAAATTCCGCTCCCGCCCAGGCCGCTGACTGCTTGACATCGGCGGGCAATTCCGATAGGAATTCCATGAACACAAATGATAGCAATTCTTGTTCAAACTTTTCAACTCAGGGAAAGGATCTCTATTTCATGACGCCCATCAGCAAGATCGGTTTCCTCGGTGGAGGCAATATGGGTGAAGCCCTGATTAAAGGGCTTACCAGGGAAGGGGTGGTTCCGGCCGAAAACATTCTGGTTGCCGAACCCGTCGAGTCGCGGCGGAACGTGCTGAAAGAAAAGTATGGGGTGCGGACCGAATCGGAAGCCTCGGCAGTGGTCGGTCGCTGCGATCTCGTGGTGCTGGCCATCAAGCCGCAGATTGTCGGCCAGGTCCTGCCGCAGGTGGCCAACGTTTTCAATGATGCCAAGCTGCTGATTTCCATTGCCGCAGGGGTAACGACCGAGATTCTGGAAAAGCACTTTTCCGGCAGCCCGCGGATCGTGCGGGCCATGCCCAACACCCCGGCCCTGGTCGCCGGCGGTGCCACCGCCCTCTGCCCCGGACGCTTCGCCTCCCCGGACGATCTTGACGCCGCCCGCCGCCTGTTCGAGCCGGTCGGCATGGTGCGGGTGGTGGCCGAGGAGCAGATGGATGCGGTCACCGGTCTTTCCGGCTCCGGCCCGGCCTATGTCTACACCGTTATCGAAGCCATGGCCGCCGGAGGTATTCTGGAAGGCCTGCCCCAGGATGCGGCCCTGGCTCTCGCCGCCCAGACGGTACTGGGCGCCGCCCGCATGGTCATTGAAAGCGGCGAACATCCGGCGGTTTTGCGGGACAAAGTCTGCTCCCCGGGGGGGACGACCATCGCCGGCATGAAGGCCCTGGAGGAGAACGGCCTGCGCTCGGCCCTGATGAGTGCCGTTTCGAACGCCGCCAGACGGTCCCGGGAGTTGGGGAAGAAATAGTTGCAGATGTTGAAGGATCGAGGACTTGTTGCGGCGTCCCTGCCGGGTATGGAGGATTTTTTCGACAGCAGGCCATGAGTTGTTCGAATGGCGTATACTGACAATCAGGAGTCATCACGAAAAACAGAAGTTGAACGACAATAACTTCGGATAAGAATATGACAGCCGCTCCCCTGGTTGTTTGCAACCTTTCTGCCGGCAGCGGAAAACATGAGCTGCTCATGCAGGCCGTGACACGTCGCGGCTTTCAGTTGGCCGAAACCGATCATGCAGGACATGGGACGGAGCTCGCCTGCCAGGCGGCTTCCGAGGGAAGGTCGTTGATTCTGGCGGCGGGCGGAGACGGCACCATCCACGAGGTCGCCAGCGGAATCCTCAAATCGGGAAATTCCGCAACCCTTGGCATCCTCCCTCTGGGCACGGGCAACGACCTGTGTCGCAGTCTCGGAATCGATAACGACATCGATGCTGCCCTTCAAGTGATCGATGCCGGGCGGGAGGTGGATATCGACGTCGGCCGGTTGAGAACCGGCGGTGAGGAACACCTGTTTTTCAATGTATCCGCCTGCGGTTTTGGCGGCGAGGTCGATAAAAATCTGGAGGAGGACGAAAAAAAAAGCTGGAAAACCCTTTCCTACCTCAAATCCGGGCTTGCGGCCCTCACAAAGATCGAAGCCTTCCAGGTTGAAGTGCAGAACGACGAGGACAAAATCAGTGCCCTGGCTCTGAACGTGGTCCTCGGCAACGGCAGATATGCGGCTGCAGGAATTCCGGTCGCTCCCCGGGCTCTTTTGACCGATGGAAAACTCGATCTGGTGCTTTATCTGGGGGAGGGTTTGGGCGATCAGATTTTAAATTCCAGGCTGATTCTGAAGGGTGAACAGGACCGTTCCGATACAGTGCTGACGCTTCGCTCCGAGACCTTTGACCTGAAATTTTCCCGGCCCCTCGCAATAAATTATGACGGCGAACTCCATGACAGGGACGTTGAAGATATCCGCTACTCGATTCATTCCAGACGCTTGAGGGTTATCGTTGGCAGAAATTTTATCGGATGAAAATTATAATGGCCGCCCTCAGCATCCGCCTTTCGCAGATGTGCTCCTGGCCCGAACCATTCGCCGGCTGAAACAGGCTTTCGGCGTTCTGCGGCCTTTTTATGTATCGGCATTTCACGGTTACGGCTGCGACGATTCCATCATTCTGCAGGGCCGGGTGGTCGAACGTCTGGAAATCGGTTCATCCAAAAAGGATGATCCCTGGTGGAGAAACCTGCGCAACATGATCCGGGTCTTCCTCCGGGCCCGGGCCGAAAAGGCATTACTCACCGCGACCATTCAGGGCCAGTCAGTGGCAATAACTACCGATGAGATAGGCTACTTCCGCAAAGAGGTCCCGCTACGGGAAAAACTCGACCGTCCGGGATGGGTGGATGTCCATTTCGATCTTCAGCGAATCCCGGGCTACAGAGAGATTTCCAGGCAGGGCGGCAAAATTCTGAGCATCCCCACCTCCACTCGACGATCTCCGGGCATTATCAGCGATATCGACGATACCATCGTGGAGACTTTCGCCACCGATCTGCTCATGACCGCCAGGCTCACCTTCATCAACAATTCGACCACCCGCACAGCCGTGGACGGTATGGCAGAGCTGTACAATGCCATCATCCGTTCGACCTCTGCCCTTTCTCCCGTATTCTACATCACCAGTTCGAGTTGGAGTCTTTACCATCTCTGGACGGAGTTTCTGGATCTGCAGAAATTTCCGCAGGGGCCGCTGCTGATGCAGAAAATCGGCCTGGCCAACAACAAACTGATCCGTAAGGGACACCACCACAAGATCGAAAAGATCGAAACCGTCCTTCGGATGACGAAGGATCTTCCCTTTTTTCTCATCGGCGACAACGGGCAGGCCGACCGGCAGATCTACTTCGACATCGCCAGCCGTCATCCTCACCGGGTCGCCGCCGTCTGCATCCGGGTCGCCCGGGAAAAGGCGAAACCCTTTACGGCCGACTACGCAAGTATCGGGGTGCCCTATTTCGAGTTCGAGAACGGTTTTTCACTGCGGGAAAAACTGGTGGCGAAGGGATTGATTGCTGGATAGGGTGATTCATGAATCGCCCGCGGCGCATGCAAAAGGCAAAAACCCGATCCCGATTTCGATAGCGATTTCGATTTGGAAAGGGCAAAAACCAGTCTGGCCCAATGATGCATTCACCAAGCTTATTTTGCCACCTGGCTGGTTTATTGGGTGGGTGATCCAAATCGAAATCGAAATCGGGGGTTGGCCTTTCCCCTTAAGCGCTAACCCAATGAGAACAAGGTGCAAATCCGATCGACTTATGGGTTGGGACGATAAACGACGTCCACCAGGTTGCGCACATACCTTTCGTCACTGAGGCCGTTGGTCGCCTCGGCAGGAAAAGCGACTATGGTTCGGTAGAAACCGGCCACCTGTTCGAAAAGATCGATGCGCGCCTTTGGATCCAGCTGGTCGCGGCGTATCAGCGCCTCGAGTCCGAGGGCGGCGTCCGAGGGGGAGACCTGCTGGCGAAACCGGGCAACCAGATGGGGGTAGGCGCGAAAGGAATTGTACTTGTCGGGGAACAGCCGGTCTATATCGGGTACGCTGACCTTTGGATTGCGAACGACGATGGTGTGGGCTGCAAGATCCCCGAGGCGTTGAAATTTGGGATTTAGCAGGCAGGCGATACCGCCGAGGAGATAACAATAGGGCAGGCTGTCCACCGTGCGCAACAGATTGCGAACCACCACCTGTCCAAACTGAAGCTTGAGTCCGCTGCGGTCCATGACCCGCAGGCGAAGTATTTTTTTCCCGAAAGTCTGGCCATGGTTGAACCACTCCAGGAGGATGGCGTACCCGATCGAAACGACGAAGCTGATGAGGATGTAGAAGGCCATGCCGGCTTCCGAACTGAATGCCGAAAGGACCCTGAGCAAGCCGCCGGCGATACTGAGCAGTCCCCATATGCAAAGGCCGTCGATAAGCCAGGCAAGAAAGCGCACCATCGGTCCGGCCAGGACCAGGGAAAAGGCCACCCCCTCCGGCGTGCGAATAACCTGGATCGTGTCCCTGCTTCCGGTCATTGAGAGTTCCCTCCCAGCTGTATTCTGTCCGCCGATTTGCCTCCCCGGGCTAAAAGGAGACACAGGGCGGTCAGCTCGACCAGGCCGAAACCGATTTTGAGCGGATAGGGCAGAACAGGCTCATGGTATTGGGAGAAAAAGCTTTCGACCAGGCCGGCAAAAACGAGCAATACCGCCACTCCCCCGATCAGGGTCATCAGATCATGCGTTTGTCCACGCAGCCTCTCACCGAGGGGCAGGCCGCTCTGGCGGTCGAATAGAGTCCTGGCCAATACCAGTCCGGCCTGGCCGGCAATGAGAATGGCGGGAATCTCCACGACACCGTGGGGCAGAAGCCAGCCAAGCAGAAACTCCGTTTCCCCGGCACGGATATAGTCGAAAAAAACGGCTCCGAGTATCACCCCGTTGTAGAACAAGAGGACCATTGTGCCGATGCCCCAAGTGATGCCCAGCGACATGGCGAAGATGGCGACCCTTGTATTGTGGGTCATCAACTGGCTGGCAAAGGCCGATTTCCCCTCGCCGATCTGTATCGGCAGTCTGGTCTCCTCGGCGGCAACCCGCTCCGAAGGGTTGCCCAGCAGATGATCGAAGGGGAGCAGCACCTCTTTGCTGGCCGGATCGATTGCCAGGGCAAAAACGCCGAATGCGCAGCCGATCAGGGTGATCAGCAGCGCAGCCTGGAAACCATGGCGATGACGACGGAAGGTGCTCGGGAAACTGCGGAAAAACCATTTTAAGGGATAAAGCCGGTGCCGACGGTGTCTGACCTCATGGATTTCGCCGAAAGCGCGCGCCACCAGGGAGTCCAGATAGCGCCTGATCTCATCGTCCCGGGCGAGGCCCTGCAGACGCGCCAGCCCTGAAGAGGTGCGCTGATAGAGGTAGTGGAAACGCTTGACCTCCTCAAGGCTTCTTTTCTGCCCCGGGTCCTTGTCGATAAGGTCAAGCATGGTTTCAAACTCCCGCCAGAAGGGGCGCTCTTCGCCGACGAAGCGTTCAAGATCGATAATCAAAGCAGCTGCCTCCGCTTGACATTGATGTATTGCGAGACCAGATCGGTACTGAGCCGTTCTTCATCCAGGAGATGGAAGTCGACCCCCTGCATTTTGAGGTTGCGGCCGAGTTCTCTCAGGCTCTGCCAGACCAGGTGACCGGCCAGATGCCGGCAGACACCCTCGCTGGAGTCGACGTCGTCAGTGCTGAACAGGGGAGTGGCGGCGGACGGCTTGATCATGTTGACCAGGAGCAGATGACGCCTGCTGACCAGGGCCATCTCTTTTTCGAAGCGCTCGGCCAGGGCCGGTTCGTCGAGACAGGTGAGGAAGAGGAGCAAAGCTCTCCGGCGCAGGCGCAGGCTGAGAAATCCGGCCAGTTCACCATAGTCCGGATTGTGGCTCCGGGCCTGCAGGTTTATCAATGCGTCCTGACAGGTTCGAAAATGTTCCAGGCCGGATCGGGCCGTGACGAACTGATGCACCCGGTCGCTGAAGGCAGCCAGCCCGAAAAGATCGCCCTGCTGCCGGGCCACCAGGTTCAGCATCAGGGCGGCAGTGATATAGCGCTCGAGCATTGACTGGCCGTTGCCGCTGTCGCGTGCATTCAGCCGGGAGGAGTCGATGACGACATAGATCTCCTGGGTGCGCTCGATCTGGTACTGCTTAGTCACCAGGTGACCACGCTTGGCTGTCCCCCGCCAATGAATGTCGTTGAGGCTGTCACCCGGCAGGTATTCCCGCAGCTTCTCGAATTCGCGCCCCTTGCCGACCTGGCGGTGCAGGTGCAAACCGAGGGAACCGCGATTCAGGAAAAGGGCAGCCAGCCGTTTCTTCTCCGGGAACAGGTTCGGATAAACCTTGATCTCCGACTTCAGGTGCCGGACCTCCTGCCAATGCCAGAAGCCGAGGGAAGAACGGATCTGGAGATGGCATTTTTCGACGGAAAAACGTCCCCTTCGCTGCGGCAGCACCGGCCACGGGATAGCTCGACTGGCACCTTCTTCCGGCAGAATGGTCCAAAAGTCGTCCCACGATGAGTGGATCTGTTCCGGCAGCTCGAGACCGACGCGCACCTCCTTCTTTCCGGTGCTGCCGCCCGTCAAAACCAACAGGCATTCACCCTCCCGGCCGTGGGTGAGAGTGATCTCTTCGGGCATCTCCGCGCCGACCCCTCTCAGGGATTTGCCGGCCAGCCTGGCATCGACCAGCGCGAGCGCCAGAAGCCCCCCCCAAATCATCACGGCAAAGGGGGCGGCAACAGGCAGCAGGGCCCAGGCCAGACTGCAGGGTACGGCAGAAAGCGAGAAAACCGCCAGGAGCCTGTTGGCTGGAACCATCATCGCGGGACAGTGACCCCCTCCAGCAACGAAGAGACAACTTCGTCCGGAGTCAGCCCCTCGATCTCGTACTCGGGACGCAGCACCAACCGATGTTCCAAAACGGGGACCGCCAGCCTCTTGATATCCTCCGGGGTGCTGAAATCGCGTCCGGCGATAACCGCCATGGCCCGTGCCCCGAGGATCAGGGATTGGGTGGCGCGGGGACCTCCGCCTACCAGGATGCGGGGATCATTCCGGGTGGCGCGAACGATGTTGACGATGTAATCAACCAGTTCGTCTTTGATGTGTACCTGCCGCAGGGCTGCGCGCATGGCCGGAAGGGTCTCGGCATCGATCAGCCGCTGCACATCTCCGCTGCTCAGAACCTGCTCGGGAGTCTTTTCCCCGAGCATGGAGCGCGCCAGGCGTTGTTCTTCCTCAAGGCTGGGTCCCTGCATGGCGATCTTCACCATGAACCTGTCCTTCTGCGCTTCGGGCAGGGGGTAGGTCCCTTCGAACTCGATCGGGTTCTGGGTTGCGAAAACCGTGAAGTTGGGCGACAGGCGATAGGTTTTGCGGTCGATGCTGACGGTGCGCTCCTGCATCGACTGCAGCAGGGCCGACTGGGTCTTCGCCGGGGCGCGATTGATTTCGTCGGCCAGGAGGAATCCGGTAAAAACAGGACCCTGGACCAGGCTGAACTCCTGGGTTTTCAGGTTGAATACATGGGTTCCGGTAATATCGGCCGGCATCAGGTCGGGGGTGAACTGAATGCGGCCGAATCCGTCGCCGAGAATCCTCGCCAAAGTGCGAACCAGCAGGGTCTTGCCGATGCCGGGCACCCCCTCGAACAGAGCATGCTGTCCCGCAAGGATGGTTGCCAAAGCCAGCTCGACGACCTCCTCCTGCCCGATGATGACCTTGGCCGTTTCTTCCCTGATGCGCCCCAGAATCTC includes these proteins:
- the nspC gene encoding carboxynorspermidine decarboxylase yields the protein MTGIDIPKILELAPSPSYVVDLGRIRHNLAILDEVQKRSGAKILMALKAFAMWPIFPLIGETLLGVCASSPWEARLGREEFRREVHSFAAAFKESDIVELLAISNHLVFNSFAQLERFRPLWEKEQGRVSIGLRINPEHSEGHTPLYDPCAPCSRLGIPRREFDGKSLAGIEGLHFHTLCEQLFEPLARTAKVVEEKFGEFLPRMKWLNLGGGHHITRAGYDIDGLVELIRYFQEKYGVQVYLEPGEAIVIGTGLLIGEVLDVVHNQIPTAILDVSATCHMPDVLEMPYRPEIYGGFDPGEKGYTYRLGGPSCLAGDIIGDWSFEQPLAAGDRLAFLDMAHYTMVKTTTFNGIQHPAICTFEPETGELEVLRRFGYEDFKQRLG
- a CDS encoding MoxR family ATPase, whose protein sequence is MEIEKLQEILGRIREETAKVIIGQEEVVELALATILAGQHALFEGVPGIGKTLLVRTLARILGDGFGRIQFTPDLMPADITGTHVFNLKTQEFSLVQGPVFTGFLLADEINRAPAKTQSALLQSMQERTVSIDRKTYRLSPNFTVFATQNPIEFEGTYPLPEAQKDRFMVKIAMQGPSLEEEQRLARSMLGEKTPEQVLSSGDVQRLIDAETLPAMRAALRQVHIKDELVDYIVNIVRATRNDPRILVGGGPRATQSLILGARAMAVIAGRDFSTPEDIKRLAVPVLEHRLVLRPEYEIEGLTPDEVVSSLLEGVTVPR
- a CDS encoding XRE family transcriptional regulator; its protein translation is MKIGERLRKLRMANSLTQEELASRADLTKGYISQLENDGTSPSINTLRDILDVLGVSISEFFAETRETQVVFGKDSLVIANDENGIRVELLVPGAQNRTMDPALVTLQAGEKMEEQSFHEGEEFGFVISGKIGLTLDDKDYIVRRNECFFFTSDRRHAVRNAGRVPAKILWVVTPPTFEYKGK
- a CDS encoding diacylglycerol kinase family lipid kinase: MTAAPLVVCNLSAGSGKHELLMQAVTRRGFQLAETDHAGHGTELACQAASEGRSLILAAGGDGTIHEVASGILKSGNSATLGILPLGTGNDLCRSLGIDNDIDAALQVIDAGREVDIDVGRLRTGGEEHLFFNVSACGFGGEVDKNLEEDEKKSWKTLSYLKSGLAALTKIEAFQVEVQNDEDKISALALNVVLGNGRYAAAGIPVAPRALLTDGKLDLVLYLGEGLGDQILNSRLILKGEQDRSDTVLTLRSETFDLKFSRPLAINYDGELHDRDVEDIRYSIHSRRLRVIVGRNFIG
- a CDS encoding saccharopine dehydrogenase family protein, which produces MSKVLIIGAGGVGRVVVHKCAQAKEVFTDITLASRTKSKCDAIAAEIPDFPIRTARVDADNVPELVALIRQEQPSLVINVALPYQDLTIMDACLETGVDYLDTANYEPLDTAKFEYSWQWAYHDRFKEKGLMALLGSGFDPGVTNVYTALAAKKYLDEVQEIDIIDANAGSHGQPFATNFNPEINIREVTAPCRHWENGQWVETAPLSTKQSFDFPEGIGSMNIYRMYHEEMESLVKHIPTIKKAQFWMTFSDNYLKHLEVLQNVGMTRIDEVEFQGQKIVPLQFLKAVLPDPGSLGPLTKGRTCIGVIARGIKDGKRKQVYIYNICDHEACFREVNSQAISYTTGVPAVVGAMMMLTGQWRGEGVYNMEQFDPEPFLETLGKMGLPTEVIDGGEWPEL
- a CDS encoding phosphatase domain-containing protein, with translation MAEILSDENYNGRPQHPPFADVLLARTIRRLKQAFGVLRPFYVSAFHGYGCDDSIILQGRVVERLEIGSSKKDDPWWRNLRNMIRVFLRARAEKALLTATIQGQSVAITTDEIGYFRKEVPLREKLDRPGWVDVHFDLQRIPGYREISRQGGKILSIPTSTRRSPGIISDIDDTIVETFATDLLMTARLTFINNSTTRTAVDGMAELYNAIIRSTSALSPVFYITSSSWSLYHLWTEFLDLQKFPQGPLLMQKIGLANNKLIRKGHHHKIEKIETVLRMTKDLPFFLIGDNGQADRQIYFDIASRHPHRVAAVCIRVAREKAKPFTADYASIGVPYFEFENGFSLREKLVAKGLIAG
- the proC gene encoding pyrroline-5-carboxylate reductase, which codes for MTPISKIGFLGGGNMGEALIKGLTREGVVPAENILVAEPVESRRNVLKEKYGVRTESEASAVVGRCDLVVLAIKPQIVGQVLPQVANVFNDAKLLISIAAGVTTEILEKHFSGSPRIVRAMPNTPALVAGGATALCPGRFASPDDLDAARRLFEPVGMVRVVAEEQMDAVTGLSGSGPAYVYTVIEAMAAGGILEGLPQDAALALAAQTVLGAARMVIESGEHPAVLRDKVCSPGGTTIAGMKALEENGLRSALMSAVSNAARRSRELGKK
- a CDS encoding DUF58 domain-containing protein; protein product: MMVPANRLLAVFSLSAVPCSLAWALLPVAAPFAVMIWGGLLALALVDARLAGKSLRGVGAEMPEEITLTHGREGECLLVLTGGSTGKKEVRVGLELPEQIHSSWDDFWTILPEEGASRAIPWPVLPQRRGRFSVEKCHLQIRSSLGFWHWQEVRHLKSEIKVYPNLFPEKKRLAALFLNRGSLGLHLHRQVGKGREFEKLREYLPGDSLNDIHWRGTAKRGHLVTKQYQIERTQEIYVVIDSSRLNARDSGNGQSMLERYITAALMLNLVARQQGDLFGLAAFSDRVHQFVTARSGLEHFRTCQDALINLQARSHNPDYGELAGFLSLRLRRRALLLFLTCLDEPALAERFEKEMALVSRRHLLLVNMIKPSAATPLFSTDDVDSSEGVCRHLAGHLVWQSLRELGRNLKMQGVDFHLLDEERLSTDLVSQYINVKRRQLL
- a CDS encoding RDD family protein gives rise to the protein MTGSRDTIQVIRTPEGVAFSLVLAGPMVRFLAWLIDGLCIWGLLSIAGGLLRVLSAFSSEAGMAFYILISFVVSIGYAILLEWFNHGQTFGKKILRLRVMDRSGLKLQFGQVVVRNLLRTVDSLPYCYLLGGIACLLNPKFQRLGDLAAHTIVVRNPKVSVPDIDRLFPDKYNSFRAYPHLVARFRQQVSPSDAALGLEALIRRDQLDPKARIDLFEQVAGFYRTIVAFPAEATNGLSDERYVRNLVDVVYRPNP
- a CDS encoding stage II sporulation protein M encodes the protein MIIDLERFVGEERPFWREFETMLDLIDKDPGQKRSLEEVKRFHYLYQRTSSGLARLQGLARDDEIRRYLDSLVARAFGEIHEVRHRRHRLYPLKWFFRSFPSTFRRHRHGFQAALLITLIGCAFGVFALAIDPASKEVLLPFDHLLGNPSERVAAEETRLPIQIGEGKSAFASQLMTHNTRVAIFAMSLGITWGIGTMVLLFYNGVILGAVFFDYIRAGETEFLLGWLLPHGVVEIPAILIAGQAGLVLARTLFDRQSGLPLGERLRGQTHDLMTLIGGVAVLLVFAGLVESFFSQYHEPVLPYPLKIGFGLVELTALCLLLARGGKSADRIQLGGNSQ